The Anabaena sp. PCC 7108 region ATTCACTGTACCTCTCCGTGATATGGGCTGAATATCAACTACTTTTGTATATAGACTTAAAATTAGTGAGCCAAAAAACTTACTGTTCTTTTCATCTTTAAATTTCCCCTGCACTGGGATAGTTCTTAGATTTTTAGGAAGTTAGTTGGCTCACCAGACACAGAATCATCCTGAGATGAAATTGGAGATGAGCAAGCTACGACTAAAAAATACGACATTTTTATTAAATGCCTGTATTTAGTAGTTTAACGCACACAAATTAAGTATGACTTGGTGTCCAGTTGATCCAATCTTGAGGCTTGAGAAAGGTTTCATACAACTCAGCTTCGGGTGAATTAGGTTCTGGTTTGTAGCCGTATTCCCACCGTACTAAAGGTGGTAGGGACATGAGAATGGATTCTGTGCGTCCGTTGGTTTGGAGTCCGAAAATTGTCCCCCGGTCGTAAACCAAGTTAAATTCTACGTACCTACCCCGACGGTAGAGCTGAAAATTCCGTTGTCGCTCGCTATATTCTATCCCATGTCTTCTTTGAACAATTGGGACATAAGCTGGTAAAAAGGCTCCACTACATTCTTTCACTAATGCAAACAACTCTTCCCAAGTGCGTGGTGGTAATTTTCCCACTTCGTTACTATAAATAGCCGCCGCTCCATTAGGGTCAGGTCCGCGATATATAGTCCCTTGACCATCTTGGTAATCCAAAAACAAACCACCCACACCACGTGTTTCATCCCGATGTTTAAGATAGAAATATTCATCACACCAACGCTTAAACACCGGATAATA contains the following coding sequences:
- the hemF gene encoding oxygen-dependent coproporphyrinogen oxidase is translated as MLTNSQTPTLATESSNFLPASDAQARVSQFMQNLQDKITQGLEELDGVGKFQEDSWQRPEGGGGRSRVLRDGAIFEQAGVNFSEVWGSHLPPSILAQRPEAEGHGFYATGTSLVLHPRNPYVPTVHLNYRYFEAGPVWWFGGGADLTPYYPFAEDAAHFHQTLKQACDQHHPEYYPVFKRWCDEYFYLKHRDETRGVGGLFLDYQDGQGTIYRGPDPNGAAAIYSNEVGKLPPRTWEELFALVKECSGAFLPAYVPIVQRRHGIEYSERQRNFQLYRRGRYVEFNLVYDRGTIFGLQTNGRTESILMSLPPLVRWEYGYKPEPNSPEAELYETFLKPQDWINWTPSHT